CGCACCGCCGCCCTGGTGCTGGAGGCGGCGCCCACCGGCATGGTGCCGGAGGCGCTGATGCGCGAGCTCCTGAACAGCGCCGGCGCCCAGGCCGTGGCGCTGAAGACCGGCACGACGCGCCGCCTGCTCGCCGTCTCCGAGCAGCCGCCGGAGGTCGACGTCACCGTCGACATGCGCGAGCGCACGCTGATGGGCTCGATCGGCGATGCCTTCGACACGCTGTTCGCCCGCGACGGCCGCATCCTGCGCGTCATGGGCACGGCGCCGCGCGCCGGCGACTTCGTCGAGATCGTGCTGGACGAGACACCGCTCCGCCGCGCCATGCTGCGCTTCTCGAAGACCATCATTCTCCTGTCGCTGCTGATCTCCTGCATCACCGGCGCGCTCGTCTATCTCGCCCTGCACCTGATGTTCGTGCGGCCGATGGCGCGGCTGACCAACACCATGATCGCCTTCCGCGAGAATCCGGAGGATCTGAGCCGGGTGATCGTGCCGAGCGGCCGCAAGGACGAGGTCGGCGTCGCCGAATACGAGCTGCAGACCATGCAGCAGTCGCTGCACGACACACTGGCGCAGCGCTCGCGCCTCGCCGCCCTCGGCCTCGCCGTCTCCAAGATCAACCACGACCTGCGCAACCTGCTCGCCTCCGCCCAGCTCTTCTCCGACCGGCTCGCCGACGTGCCGGATCCGACCGTGCAGCGCTTCGCGCCGAAGATGATCCAGGCGCTCGACCGCGCCATCGCCTTCTGCCAGTCGACCCTGTCCTACGGCCGCGCCCACGAGGCGCCGCCGCAGCGCGGCGCCGTGCGCCTCGCAGCGCTCGCCGACGAGGTGCGCGACACGATGGGCCTCGGCTTCGAGGCGCGCATCGCCTTCATCAACGGCGTGCCCGACGAGCTCGTCGTCGACGCCGACCCCGACCACCTGTTCCGGGTGCTGCTCAATATCGGCCGCAACGCCCAGCAGGCGCTGGAGGCGCGCGCCCCCAACGATCCCGTCCGCGACCAGGTGCGGGTCGGCGCCCGGCGCGAGGGCACGGTGGTGGTGATCGAGGTCTCCGACACCGGCCCCGGCATTCCCGACCGCGCCCGCGCCCATCTGTTCGAGGCCTTCCAGGGCTCGACCCGGCCCGGCGGCACCGGCCTCGGCCTTGCCATCGCCTCCGAGCTGGTGCGCGCCCATGGCGGCACCATCGCGCTCGCCGACGGCACAATGGGCGCCACCTTCCAGATCACGATTCCCGACCGGCCGATCGATCTCGCCGCCATCCGCAAGTCGCAGCGCCGCCGCGCCTGACCGACCAGGCGCGCCCGTACGGCCGCCCGGCCGCGCAAACCGGCGGCCTGCCTGGCGTTGCGCCGACCCTTGGATGCAGCCGGCAAAAATCATCCACAGCGCCCGGCCGACGCTCTTGCAATCCGCCGAGAAACAGCTTATTCGACCGCCTCCGTTCGAGACGTTCTTCACATCCCGAACGCGGCGCGCGCCCGTAGCTCAGCTGGATAGAGCACCAGACTACGAATCTGGGGGTCAGAGGTTCGAATCCTTTCGGGCGCGCCATTTTTTCCCGTGTCCGACCCGGACACATGGGTAACAGATTGTACCTAAGACATGGGTGACACTCTTGGCCCGAACGGGTTGTCGAGTGGCTGCAGGGTTTTCTGTTCCAAATCGAAGTAGCCGAGATCGTAGCTCATGAAGCTGACGAGCCAAATGCCCTCGTCGACTTCCTTGATGCCGACGCGCTGACCGGCGAGCACGGTCGAGACGTTGATCTTCTTTCGGTGCAGGCACAGGCGGCCGCAGGCGGTGATCATCACGTCGCGGTCATGCAGGGGATAGCTGAGCTCCGGCAGGCCCGTGTAGGGCCTGCATGATGGCGTATAGACCTCGGCCGGACACTTCATGTCGAGCCCCTCGTGAGGACGCTCGGTGTTGAACTCCTTCTGGAAGGCATCGAACCGGCCCTGCTGCTGCAGGCTGTTCTGGCCGGCCGGACGGGTCGCTTCCTTCTTCAGCGTGAGATGCATGCGCTCGTGCCGCCCATTCTGCTGCGGCTGGCCGGGCTGGATGCGTTCGATGGCAATGCCGAGCCTGAGCCACCAGACCGAGAGCCTGGACAGATTGAACAGGCCGTTCGGGCTGGCAAAGGGCACGCCATTGTCGGAGCGAATGGCCTCCGGCAGGCCCCGCTCGCGGAACAACTGCTCGAAGGCCGTGATCGCCAGCTCTTCCCGCACCGAGTCCAATGCTTCGCACATGAGCAGGAAGCGCGAGGCGTGGTCGGTCATCCTCTTTGCACGCTGACGCCCCGCTCCTTGAACCAGCGCAGCGCCCGCACGAGGAACCCGGTGGTCGACCACCGCCGCTCGTCGGGCAGCACCTCGACATAGGCAAGCCGGGTCGCATCGTCGATGGCGACATGCAGGAAGTCGTAGCCAAGCCCCTGGCTGGCGCCACGCCGGTTGCCGGTGATGCGGTGGCCGACGCCTTCAAAGCGGGCCAGCCGCTTGATGTCGAGATGAAGCAGCTCGCCGGGACGCTCGCGTTGATAGCGCCGCACCGGCTCCTTCGGATCAAGCGCGGACAGCCGGCCGAGCCCCATCCGCGTCAGCCAGCCGGCAACCGTCGATCGCGCCAGTCCGAGGCGGGACGCAATCTCCTCACCCGTCAACCGGTACTCGCGGCGCAGCTTGGCCGCCAGCCCGGGCCAGAACGCGCTCGTCGCCGATCGGGACGCATGGGGCCGCGACGAGCGGTTCTGCAGCCCGGCTTCTCCATCGCTCCGCCATCGCGACAGCCATTTGCGGGCGGTTCGCTCGCTGACCCCGAAGCCGGCCGCCACTTCGCCGACAGGCCGGCCCTCTCCTACGATCCGCCGGATCATCTCCGCTCGACCAAGCGGCGTCGTTCGCGCATTCTTGTGCGGGTTGTTCATCCTCGTGCCCTGCGGTGCTTCGTGTCGCAACGACCACCTTCGGGCTCTCACGGGCGATGAACAACCTCCTTAGACTCCACAGCTAGACACGCTGCGCCAGCGCGCGCGGATGGTCGCGGCGGTCGCCGCCTCGTCGAGGCGTATTCGTTCGCGGGCCTTGCGGTCGAATCTTTGAGCATGTCGGGGGGCGCCCGATTGCCTGAACTGTCGAGCGCGAGTTGAGCGCGCTCCGCGTCGGCGGCAGCTTGATCCCGAAACGCATTGAGGCTCGCTATGCGCTCTTTCTCCATGGCGTCGTCCTTATCGACCATGCCGGCCTCAATGGCGTCAAAGAGGCGGCCGAACTGCTGGTCGGTTTCGGTGATGCGCCTCTGATGGTGTGAAGGCCATTTGGCTTGCATGGTCGAGCCCGACGACGAAGGACTGGAGATACCGTCCCGGCGGAGCATCAGCGCCCCCTTGCGCTGCGCCAAAGGGAGCCCCCTAAGCAAGGCCCGACATGAGCGTCAGCGAGTGCCGGGCACGAGGACGGGATCAGGATGTGCAAAGCTGTCAAACCTAAAACCCGCTTATCCTGAGCACCATTTTCGTTATGCTGTAGTGTTAAATTCGGTATCGATTGGCTTTTGATCTTCAGTCATATTGATCGAATCGGTCCTCGAAGAGACTGGCGAGAGGAAACGCTTGGACATCCACGGCCTAAAACTAATGCTGCAACAGCATCTGACGGACGGACTGGTGACGATCGTCGGTTCTGGTTTGTCGTGCGCTGAAGGACTTCCGGGCATGGGCGAGTTGGCGGCCCATCTCGATGCAACGGTGACAACCGGTTTGGCGGTCGCGGACGTAGATCGGTGGAACGCAATTTCACAGCTCCTGCCTGCGAAGGGCCTCGAAGTGGCTCTTCTTGAGGCGCCTCCGACGCCAGGACTCGAGGCGGCGATCGTGGCGCGCACATCCGAACTGATCGCTATGCGGGAGCGACAAATCGTTGCCGAAGTTTTTTCGCGGACACGGACGCTGCGGTTCACCCGGCTCGTCAAGCAGCTGCTGAAACCCAATACGGGGCTTCCAATCATTACGACGAACTATGATCGCTTGGTTGAGGTCGCCGTGGAGGAAGCCGGCCTCGGCGTCGATACATTGTTCGTCGGTCATTTCGCGGGGGAGCTGAACGAGCAGGAAAGCCGTTTGAGTTTCTGCCGGGAAGTGACGCTGAAGGCTGGACGAGCGCAGTATCGTTATCGTCCGCGCGCCAATGTCTTCAAACCACATGGCAGCCTCGATTGGTATCATCGTGATGGGAAGCCCGTCCGCTATTCCGGCGACCTCGATCTCCCACGGCTCATTATTACGCCAGGATTGAACAAGTTCCGTAACGGCTACGAAAGCCCGTTCGACCGCCATCGGGAACGGGCGAATTCAGCGATCGATCGTGCCAGCCGCTTCCTCGTGATCGGCTATGGCTTCAACGACGATCATCTGGAAACGCATCTGACCCCCCGAATTCGCAGTGGCGTACCCACACTACTGTTGACTTACGGGCTTTCGGATAACGCGGTGAAGCTCGTCAACGAGTGCCGCAATGTCATCGCCATTCGGCGCGCCGAACAAGGTGGCGCTTCCGGCTCCGGTGTTTTTATGGCCGGAACCGAGACTTTCTTTCCCGGTCTGGACCTGTGGGATCTAGGCTCATTCGTTGCCGAGGTGCTTGAACCATGACTGAAGCCGCTCTCCAATTTGCCGACGACGACAAAATCGGGCGCGTCGCTTCGGTCGATACGAGCCACGTCGCGATCGACGTGACCAACTCCGTTCTTCTGACGCGGATTGGTATCGGGCAGCTTGTCGCCATTCGTGGCGCGACGGAGCGCGAATACCTCATCGCCATGACCGAGCGCGTCACCCGCAGCATCAGGGAAGAACTGCCTGACCTGAACGATGACGATGCCGATGGCGCGCTTCTGGCGGCGGTGCCGACCGATCTGATCCAAGGCGTCTTGATCGGCACATTCAGAACGGTGGAGGGTGATCGGCGGAATACCTTCAAACGCGGCGCCGATAGCTTTCCGCAGATCGATCGGGACTGCTTCGTCATCGAACGTGGGAACCTCCAGCGCTTCATGGGTATCCTCGGCGCCGGTTTCCCCGCCGATGAAAGGCTCAAACTCGGCACCTTCGTTGCGGATCGCACCGCCGATGCGATCGCCAGTGGTGACAAGTTCTTTCAGCGGCACGCAGCGATCCTCGGAAGTACCGGATCGGGCAAGAGTTGGGCAGTTGCGTTAATCCTCGAAAGGGCTGCCAAGCTCAAGTTTCCGAACATCATCGTCCTCGACATGCACGGGGAGTATGCCCCCTTGGCCGATAAAGCGGATGGAGGATTC
This portion of the bacterium YEK0313 genome encodes:
- the virA gene encoding Wide host range VirA protein, whose amino-acid sequence is MPRETLPDQTQDAEAKALAARRRADLAAELELAAPVPSRGVGLSGKLLMLTAIFVMVAEILIFLPSVATYRISWLDDRLASARTAALVLEAAPTGMVPEALMRELLNSAGAQAVALKTGTTRRLLAVSEQPPEVDVTVDMRERTLMGSIGDAFDTLFARDGRILRVMGTAPRAGDFVEIVLDETPLRRAMLRFSKTIILLSLLISCITGALVYLALHLMFVRPMARLTNTMIAFRENPEDLSRVIVPSGRKDEVGVAEYELQTMQQSLHDTLAQRSRLAALGLAVSKINHDLRNLLASAQLFSDRLADVPDPTVQRFAPKMIQALDRAIAFCQSTLSYGRAHEAPPQRGAVRLAALADEVRDTMGLGFEARIAFINGVPDELVVDADPDHLFRVLLNIGRNAQQALEARAPNDPVRDQVRVGARREGTVVVIEVSDTGPGIPDRARAHLFEAFQGSTRPGGTGLGLAIASELVRAHGGTIALADGTMGATFQITIPDRPIDLAAIRKSQRRRA
- a CDS encoding Integrase core domain protein — its product is MTDHASRFLLMCEALDSVREELAITAFEQLFRERGLPEAIRSDNGVPFASPNGLFNLSRLSVWWLRLGIAIERIQPGQPQQNGRHERMHLTLKKEATRPAGQNSLQQQGRFDAFQKEFNTERPHEGLDMKCPAEVYTPSCRPYTGLPELSYPLHDRDVMITACGRLCLHRKKINVSTVLAGQRVGIKEVDEGIWLVSFMSYDLGYFDLEQKTLQPLDNPFGPRVSPMS
- a CDS encoding Integrase core domain protein, which encodes MIRRIVGEGRPVGEVAAGFGVSERTARKWLSRWRSDGEAGLQNRSSRPHASRSATSAFWPGLAAKLRREYRLTGEEIASRLGLARSTVAGWLTRMGLGRLSALDPKEPVRRYQRERPGELLHLDIKRLARFEGVGHRITGNRRGASQGLGYDFLHVAIDDATRLAYVEVLPDERRWSTTGFLVRALRWFKERGVSVQRG